A single genomic interval of Streptomyces graminofaciens harbors:
- a CDS encoding MFS transporter, translating to MTARLEHTDDHAPDAVARGRPGVILLIACAAQFICVLDVSIVNVALPSMRESLGLSPAGLQWVVNGYALTFAGFLLLGGRAADLLGTRRVFLAGLTLFTAASLAGGLAQEGWQLVAARFVQGLGGALLVPTTLTVLTTTFPRPRARARALAVLTAAAGAGGALGGVFGGLLTGLLGWRWVLFVNVPLGTVLSLAAAGALHGSARSVLRGRLDLPGSLMVTLGTSALVAAIVMSEGHGWTSVYPLLLLGAAAMLLTGFLLWERRAKHPLVPPAVFRVRPLMTANTLALLTSGVMPATMFFVSLHLQYVLDMTPLRAGVAMLPGAVGVALGAAAASRLIAVLGPRLLFLTGSLLTAVALAWLSGLPPDGGYTGHVAAPLFLCMTGLGMAGLPLTLTAVAGADRAGLASGLLNTSKQLGGAVGLAALVTLATTRTAALTAEGSTSADASTTQGFGLALLVAAGAVLLAGVCGLALPRAARADPAPSTAVPPSHDTA from the coding sequence GTGACCGCCCGCTTGGAGCACACCGACGACCACGCCCCCGACGCGGTGGCCCGCGGACGCCCCGGGGTGATCCTGCTGATCGCGTGCGCGGCCCAGTTCATCTGCGTACTGGACGTCTCGATCGTCAATGTCGCACTGCCCTCGATGCGTGAGAGCCTCGGGCTCTCACCCGCTGGGCTGCAGTGGGTGGTCAACGGCTACGCCCTGACCTTCGCCGGATTCCTGCTGCTCGGCGGGCGTGCAGCCGACCTCCTGGGAACCAGGCGCGTGTTCCTCGCCGGGTTGACGCTGTTCACGGCTGCCAGCCTGGCGGGCGGCCTGGCCCAGGAGGGCTGGCAGCTGGTGGCGGCGCGTTTCGTCCAGGGCCTGGGCGGAGCGCTGCTCGTCCCCACGACGCTGACCGTGCTGACGACGACCTTTCCCCGACCGCGTGCCAGAGCCCGGGCACTGGCGGTGCTGACGGCCGCCGCAGGGGCGGGCGGCGCGCTTGGCGGTGTCTTCGGCGGCCTGCTCACGGGGCTCCTCGGATGGCGCTGGGTGCTGTTCGTCAACGTGCCTCTGGGAACGGTGCTGTCGCTCGCTGCCGCCGGAGCACTGCACGGATCGGCGCGCAGCGTGCTGCGAGGGCGGTTGGACCTGCCCGGCTCGCTCATGGTGACTCTCGGAACGTCCGCCTTGGTGGCGGCGATCGTGATGTCGGAGGGCCACGGCTGGACCTCGGTGTACCCACTCCTTCTCCTGGGAGCCGCGGCGATGCTGCTGACCGGCTTCCTGCTCTGGGAAAGGCGTGCGAAGCATCCTCTCGTCCCCCCGGCGGTGTTCCGCGTCCGTCCGCTGATGACGGCCAACACCCTGGCGCTCCTCACCAGCGGTGTGATGCCGGCGACCATGTTCTTCGTGTCCCTGCACCTGCAGTACGTGCTGGACATGACTCCCCTGCGGGCCGGTGTGGCCATGCTGCCCGGTGCCGTGGGAGTCGCGCTCGGCGCGGCGGCCGCGTCCCGGCTGATCGCCGTCCTGGGACCTCGCCTGCTGTTCCTGACCGGATCTCTGCTGACCGCCGTGGCGCTGGCCTGGCTGTCCGGGCTGCCCCCGGACGGCGGCTACACGGGGCACGTCGCGGCTCCGCTGTTCCTCTGCATGACAGGGCTCGGCATGGCGGGCCTGCCGCTGACACTCACGGCGGTCGCGGGGGCCGACCGGGCGGGGCTCGCCTCCGGGCTGCTCAACACGTCCAAGCAACTCGGCGGCGCGGTGGGCCTGGCCGCCCTGGTCACGCTGGCGACCACTCGTACGGCCGCCCTCACGGCCGAGGGGAGTACGTCCGCGGACGCGTCCACGACCCAGGGCTTCGGCCTCGCTCTGCTGGTCGCCGCCGGGGCGGTTCTCCTCGCCGGCGTCTGCGGCCTGGCCCTGCCCCGCGCCGCACGAGCGGATCCAGCCCCCTCTACAGCGGTCCCCCCGTCCCACGACACGGCCTGA
- a CDS encoding glycoside hydrolase family 3 protein: protein MSRNSHPREADPDAVTAAHIEEPDGLQTDSAHSNPNGAGEDLPGLLTRLDPRQRAVLTAGATGWSTLPAPEAGLPALLMGDGPLGLVSPTFDERETSLLLPCGTALGATWDPEIVHSVALAQGSEALRRGFAAVYAPNLNLARTGQSGRTFEMLSEDPLLTGVLGSAFVAGLQSQGVASCPKHLVCNDTETERQRMSVTVDEVTLREVYLRPFEMVLGAGAWMVMAAYNRLNGVPCTAHADLIAILKDEWGWDGLVVSDYFALGETLAPAHARLDLEMPGPAIHFGERLADAVAAGEVPQRHVDDAVLRLLRLARRVGALTGSGPRPSEPAGHVSAADASSVLVAAAAASFTLLRDDAEALPLRPRELRRLAMLGPNAQKPCYQGATFGRVRPAGRAVTPWEAVRERFGPFCDVVHEPGVPQTRPEPLGGYRITTPDGHPGVLLEYGRTAAGPDPVHSEVRTDSSFVWFGSIPGVGATAEAGYLRLTTVFVPESTGRHVFAAGGSGETVLTIDGEEIARRAAPAPGDIMGQVARAEMTGGEAYLTAGVPVTVVVRMDSPGARVQALTVGCLPPQPRNALERAVSAASSADVTVLVVGDTLETSRESRDLDGSALPAEQEQLIRRVAEVNPRTVVVLNAGRPVDMPWADDVAAVLYAWLPGQEFGSALASVLAGDLEPGGRLPVTVPRRDEDRSTWGERLDADLALDYTAAEPTGYRHLWRAGLPARFAFGSGMGYTRWRYGSARLAVTGNAPERRFEVKVPVTNTGPRTGRDVVQVYVRGPGEPDIRLAGFAGVRTGPGETAEVMVALEERAFARWDTASAQWSVAPGRHEILVGRSSTDLPDRMAVDL, encoded by the coding sequence GTGAGCCGGAACAGCCACCCCCGGGAGGCGGACCCGGACGCGGTGACCGCCGCGCACATCGAGGAGCCGGACGGGCTTCAGACTGATTCCGCCCACAGCAATCCGAACGGAGCCGGCGAGGACCTGCCCGGTCTGCTGACCCGGCTCGACCCTCGGCAGCGTGCCGTGCTGACAGCCGGTGCCACCGGCTGGAGCACGCTGCCCGCCCCGGAGGCCGGGCTGCCCGCGCTGCTCATGGGAGACGGCCCGCTCGGCCTGGTCTCTCCGACCTTCGACGAACGTGAGACTTCGCTGCTGCTGCCGTGCGGTACCGCGCTCGGTGCGACCTGGGACCCCGAGATCGTCCACTCGGTGGCGCTGGCCCAGGGGTCCGAGGCGCTGCGACGGGGCTTCGCCGCGGTCTACGCACCGAACCTCAACCTCGCCCGCACCGGACAGTCGGGCCGCACCTTCGAGATGCTCTCGGAGGACCCGTTGCTCACGGGAGTGCTCGGCAGCGCGTTCGTGGCGGGGCTGCAGAGCCAGGGCGTCGCGTCCTGCCCCAAGCACCTGGTCTGCAACGACACCGAGACCGAACGGCAGCGTATGAGTGTCACGGTCGACGAGGTGACACTGCGCGAGGTGTACCTGCGGCCGTTCGAAATGGTGCTCGGGGCCGGCGCGTGGATGGTGATGGCCGCCTACAACCGCCTCAACGGCGTTCCGTGCACCGCCCATGCCGACCTGATCGCGATCCTCAAGGACGAGTGGGGCTGGGACGGACTGGTCGTCTCGGACTACTTCGCTCTCGGTGAGACCCTGGCACCGGCTCACGCCCGTCTAGACCTGGAAATGCCGGGCCCGGCGATCCACTTCGGCGAACGCCTCGCGGACGCGGTGGCCGCGGGTGAGGTGCCTCAGCGCCACGTGGACGACGCGGTCCTGCGTCTGCTCCGGCTCGCCCGCAGGGTCGGCGCCCTGACCGGCTCCGGCCCCCGTCCGTCGGAGCCCGCCGGGCATGTGAGCGCGGCCGACGCCTCCTCGGTGCTCGTTGCCGCTGCCGCCGCTTCGTTCACGCTGCTGCGCGACGACGCCGAGGCACTGCCCCTGCGCCCCCGGGAGCTGCGCCGCCTGGCCATGCTCGGTCCGAACGCGCAAAAACCCTGCTACCAGGGCGCGACCTTCGGGCGGGTCCGCCCGGCCGGCCGCGCCGTCACACCGTGGGAGGCGGTGCGGGAGAGATTCGGCCCGTTCTGCGACGTCGTGCACGAGCCGGGCGTTCCCCAGACGCGGCCCGAGCCGCTCGGCGGCTACCGGATCACCACGCCGGACGGCCATCCGGGAGTCCTGCTGGAGTACGGCCGGACGGCCGCCGGACCCGATCCCGTACACAGCGAGGTACGGACCGACAGCAGCTTCGTCTGGTTCGGCTCGATACCTGGGGTGGGCGCCACGGCGGAAGCCGGTTATCTGCGGCTCACCACCGTCTTTGTCCCCGAGAGCACGGGCCGGCACGTCTTCGCGGCCGGAGGGTCGGGGGAGACCGTGCTCACGATCGACGGCGAGGAGATCGCACGCCGTGCGGCGCCCGCCCCGGGCGACATCATGGGCCAGGTCGCCCGTGCCGAGATGACGGGGGGAGAGGCGTACCTCACCGCCGGTGTTCCCGTCACGGTCGTGGTGCGGATGGACTCCCCGGGGGCCCGGGTGCAGGCGCTGACCGTCGGATGCCTGCCGCCGCAGCCGCGGAACGCGCTGGAACGCGCGGTCTCGGCCGCGTCGTCGGCCGACGTGACCGTGCTGGTCGTCGGAGACACCCTGGAGACCTCTCGCGAGAGCCGCGATCTCGACGGGTCGGCGCTCCCAGCCGAGCAGGAGCAGCTGATCCGCAGGGTCGCCGAGGTCAATCCCCGCACTGTCGTGGTCCTCAACGCGGGCCGGCCGGTCGACATGCCCTGGGCCGACGACGTCGCCGCCGTGCTCTACGCCTGGCTGCCCGGACAGGAGTTCGGTAGCGCGCTGGCCTCCGTCCTGGCGGGCGACCTCGAACCGGGCGGGCGGCTGCCCGTGACCGTGCCCCGGCGGGACGAGGACCGCTCGACCTGGGGGGAGCGTCTGGACGCCGACCTGGCCCTGGACTACACGGCGGCCGAACCGACCGGCTACCGTCACCTGTGGCGTGCTGGACTCCCCGCCCGCTTCGCGTTCGGCTCCGGCATGGGCTACACGCGGTGGCGGTACGGCAGCGCCCGCCTGGCGGTGACCGGGAACGCGCCCGAGCGGCGGTTCGAGGTCAAGGTCCCGGTCACCAACACCGGGCCGCGGACCGGGCGTGACGTCGTGCAGGTCTATGTGCGTGGGCCGGGTGAGCCCGACATCCGCCTGGCCGGGTTCGCCGGTGTCAGGACAGGGCCGGGGGAGACCGCCGAGGTCATGGTGGCTCTGGAGGAGCGGGCCTTTGCCCGGTGGGACACCGCCTCCGCACAGTGGTCCGTCGCCCCCGGCCGGCACGAGATCCTTGTGGGCAGGTCGTCGACGGACCTCCCGGACCGGATGGCGGTCGATCTGTGA
- a CDS encoding LLM class flavin-dependent oxidoreductase produces MRFSAFLTSRSAGPHEDRAVMNAMVQHAVDVERLGFDAVFLPDHHFTGYAPPASDPMMFAAHLAAKLPRLHFGFSVQTIPLHHPVRFAERLNLLDQLTDGKILVGIGSGTTPEEMIGLGINYKDTPRLSVSNLEIVQRLWDKKTDDDPVVFDNGHYRGSVVSRIVPAAYSPQGPQLMSVALRPSSTQRAASLAQPAFIPAFTPPVLDDGAPLTHLRTYFAAYREALEAAGHPQELVDHALSWTTHTYQHIHVAPTDEQAEEEFQQIIDLYQTAVEREHTANKAAERLSGVELGPVHDARNPGWQRTWCLWGSPETVAEHLREVADVGIGNILGAFLGGTLTPERTEWGKRSLELFATEVMPRFRSR; encoded by the coding sequence GTGCGCTTTTCCGCGTTTCTCACCAGCCGGTCGGCAGGTCCGCACGAGGACCGCGCCGTCATGAACGCGATGGTCCAGCACGCCGTCGACGTCGAGCGACTCGGGTTCGACGCGGTGTTCCTGCCGGATCACCACTTCACGGGGTATGCACCGCCGGCCAGCGACCCGATGATGTTCGCGGCCCACCTGGCGGCCAAACTGCCCCGGCTGCACTTCGGCTTCTCGGTGCAGACCATTCCGCTGCACCACCCCGTCCGCTTCGCCGAGCGCCTGAACCTGCTCGACCAGCTCACCGACGGCAAGATCCTCGTCGGAATCGGTAGCGGCACCACGCCCGAGGAGATGATCGGGCTGGGCATCAACTACAAGGACACACCGCGGCTCTCGGTCTCCAACCTCGAGATCGTGCAGCGGCTGTGGGACAAGAAGACGGACGATGACCCGGTCGTCTTCGACAACGGGCACTACAGGGGTTCCGTCGTCTCGCGCATCGTGCCCGCCGCGTACTCCCCGCAGGGACCGCAGCTCATGTCGGTGGCGCTGCGCCCCTCCAGCACGCAGCGCGCCGCAAGCCTCGCACAGCCCGCCTTCATCCCCGCCTTCACTCCGCCTGTGCTCGACGACGGAGCCCCGCTCACACACCTCCGCACGTACTTCGCCGCCTACCGGGAGGCGCTGGAAGCAGCCGGGCATCCGCAGGAGCTGGTGGACCACGCGCTGAGCTGGACCACGCACACTTACCAGCACATCCACGTCGCACCGACCGACGAGCAGGCGGAGGAGGAGTTCCAGCAGATCATCGACCTGTACCAGACGGCGGTCGAACGCGAGCACACCGCCAACAAGGCCGCCGAGAGGCTCAGCGGGGTCGAACTCGGCCCGGTCCACGATGCCCGCAACCCCGGCTGGCAGCGCACCTGGTGCCTGTGGGGCAGCCCTGAGACGGTCGCGGAACATCTCCGCGAAGTCGCCGACGTGGGCATCGGCAACATTCTTGGTGCTTTCCTTGGTGGAACGCTGACGCCGGAGCGTACGGAATGGGGCAAGCGCTCGCTGGAGCTCTTCGCCACCGAGGTCATGCCGAGGTTCCGGTCCCGGTGA
- a CDS encoding IS701 family transposase: MDAHEVNRVRAALAFYVADVFASVPRKDQRAKSDCYLRGLMLEGRRKSIQAMATRLPDGNEQNLQQFVNQSTWDPVPVQRRICERMLPLIGPAAWVIDDVSVPKDGRMSAGVAPQYCGALGKRANCQVAVSVHAASDTASCPLQWRLFLPREWAADTGRRALTRVPPEVTHREKWRLALEMLDTLAGWGMNPPVVVADAAYGTNAHLRAALADRQLAYVLAIRSDVSAHPFDAEPEAPARNGDTGCWPQPRYRHPAPSVAALAAGLGQEAFTSVTWRLGSRGELRSRFAAVRVRPAGKAVERPIRAAASAEQGWWDGILPDCWLLVEWPADAEAPTDYWLSNLPDDTPIADLVRLAKVRWRIEHDYRELKHGLGLDHFEGRSWPGWHHHVTLVTAAHAFLTEQRLAPKVLAPVSPSTKSLTPSRTS, encoded by the coding sequence GTGGACGCACATGAAGTGAACCGTGTACGGGCGGCGTTGGCGTTCTACGTGGCGGATGTGTTCGCGTCGGTACCGCGCAAGGACCAGCGGGCCAAGAGCGACTGCTATCTGCGGGGACTGATGCTTGAGGGCCGCCGTAAGTCGATCCAGGCGATGGCCACGCGGCTGCCGGACGGCAACGAGCAGAACCTGCAGCAGTTCGTGAACCAGTCGACCTGGGATCCGGTGCCGGTGCAGCGGCGGATCTGCGAACGGATGCTGCCGCTGATCGGTCCGGCGGCGTGGGTGATCGACGACGTGTCGGTGCCCAAGGACGGGAGGATGTCGGCCGGGGTGGCCCCGCAGTACTGCGGGGCTCTGGGGAAACGGGCGAACTGCCAGGTCGCGGTCAGCGTCCACGCCGCGAGCGATACCGCCTCCTGCCCGCTGCAGTGGCGGCTGTTCCTGCCCCGGGAATGGGCTGCGGACACCGGCCGCCGGGCCCTCACCCGCGTCCCGCCCGAGGTCACGCACCGCGAGAAGTGGCGCCTGGCCCTGGAGATGCTCGACACACTGGCAGGCTGGGGCATGAACCCACCGGTCGTGGTGGCCGATGCCGCCTACGGAACCAACGCGCACCTGCGGGCCGCCCTTGCCGACCGCCAACTCGCCTACGTCCTGGCCATCCGTTCGGACGTGAGCGCCCACCCCTTCGACGCCGAGCCCGAGGCCCCGGCCCGCAACGGGGATACCGGCTGCTGGCCCCAGCCCCGCTACCGGCACCCCGCGCCCTCGGTGGCAGCCCTTGCCGCCGGCCTTGGGCAGGAGGCGTTCACCTCTGTCACCTGGCGGCTCGGGTCGAGAGGGGAGTTGCGCTCCCGCTTCGCCGCCGTGCGCGTGCGGCCCGCGGGCAAGGCCGTCGAGCGTCCCATCAGGGCTGCGGCCTCAGCTGAACAGGGGTGGTGGGACGGGATCCTGCCCGACTGTTGGCTGCTGGTCGAGTGGCCCGCCGATGCCGAAGCGCCTACCGACTACTGGCTGTCCAACCTGCCGGACGACACCCCGATCGCCGACCTGGTGCGTCTGGCCAAGGTCCGCTGGCGCATCGAGCACGACTACCGCGAACTCAAGCACGGCCTGGGACTTGACCACTTCGAGGGCCGTTCCTGGCCTGGCTGGCACCACCATGTCACCCTCGTGACCGCCGCCCACGCCTTCCTCACCGAACAGCGCCTGGCCCCAAAAGTCCTCGCACCGGTCTCACCCTCTACCAAGTCCTTGACACCCTCCAGGACGTCCTGA